A genomic window from Martelella lutilitoris includes:
- a CDS encoding TRAP transporter large permease, with amino-acid sequence MSVSMSALTLLLLLVIFLGAGTWIFAGLMLVGAGAMYFALDFSWVRIGSIATKVISSSAVSWELAAIPIFIWMGDIIFRTDISNRLFRGLSPLVSRVPGGLLHTNVIGCTIFAAISGSSTATTATVGKITIPELKARGYDVSLASGSLAGAGSFGLLIPPSIAMIVYGVLAQVSIAKLFAAGLLPGLMMAALYSGYIGIVSLIRPSVAPPHGEPVSWRVIWRGVLDLVPILVLMTIVLGAIYTGIATPSEAAAVGVFGAIIITLVTGQFAWQLMIDSLKSTIRVSSMILMLIAASAFLSSAIAYMHLPSMITESIAAMNLSPYGVLLILAVLYIVLGMFLDGTSMTVMTVPIAVPLIVHAGFDPLWFGVYLVIMIEMSALTPPVGLNLFILQALTGETIGKTVRAALPFFLLLCIGTALLAIFPQIVLWLPNAL; translated from the coding sequence ATGTCCGTTTCAATGTCCGCCCTGACGCTGCTGCTGCTGCTCGTGATCTTCCTCGGCGCCGGTACATGGATCTTTGCCGGCCTTATGCTGGTCGGCGCCGGCGCCATGTATTTCGCGCTTGATTTCAGCTGGGTCCGGATCGGCTCGATCGCCACCAAGGTCATATCGTCTTCCGCCGTGTCGTGGGAGCTTGCCGCCATTCCGATCTTCATCTGGATGGGCGACATCATCTTCCGCACGGATATCTCGAACCGTCTGTTCCGCGGCCTCTCGCCGCTGGTCTCGCGCGTTCCCGGCGGCCTGCTGCACACAAATGTCATCGGCTGCACCATCTTCGCCGCGATCTCGGGTTCCTCGACGGCGACCACCGCCACGGTCGGCAAGATCACCATTCCCGAACTTAAGGCCCGTGGCTATGACGTCTCGCTCGCCTCCGGCTCGCTGGCCGGCGCCGGCAGTTTCGGCCTGCTCATTCCGCCTTCCATTGCCATGATCGTCTACGGCGTTCTGGCGCAGGTCTCGATCGCCAAGCTTTTCGCCGCGGGGCTTCTGCCCGGCCTGATGATGGCGGCGCTCTATTCCGGTTATATCGGGATTGTCTCGCTTATCCGTCCCTCGGTTGCGCCGCCGCATGGCGAGCCTGTCTCGTGGCGCGTGATCTGGAGAGGCGTTCTCGATCTCGTGCCGATCCTGGTGCTGATGACGATCGTGCTCGGCGCCATCTATACCGGCATCGCCACGCCCTCCGAAGCGGCCGCGGTCGGGGTTTTCGGCGCGATCATCATCACGCTCGTCACCGGGCAGTTCGCATGGCAGCTGATGATTGACAGCCTGAAAAGCACGATCCGGGTCTCCTCGATGATCCTGATGCTGATCGCCGCCTCCGCCTTCCTGTCGTCGGCTATCGCCTATATGCATCTGCCCTCGATGATCACGGAAAGCATCGCCGCGATGAACCTGTCGCCCTATGGCGTCCTGCTGATCCTCGCGGTTCTCTACATCGTGCTCGGCATGTTCCTCGACGGCACCTCGATGACCGTCATGACCGTCCCGATCGCCGTTCCGTTGATCGTGCATGCCGGGTTCGATCCGCTCTGGTTCGGCGTCTACCTCGTCATCATGATCGAGATGAGCGCGCTCACGCCGCCGGTCGGCCTGAACCTTTTCATCCTGCAGGCCCTCACCGGCGAGACCATCGGCAAGACCGTGCGCGCCGCCTTGCCGTTCTTCCTGCTGTTGTGTATCGGTACCGCTCTGCTTGCGATATTCCCGCAGATTGTGCTTTGGTTGCCCAACGCCCTGTGA
- a CDS encoding NAD(P)/FAD-dependent oxidoreductase, whose amino-acid sequence MPVPNLQRPGFLAPLPERADVVVIGGGIAGVTTALFLAEAGVNVALCEKGAVAAEQSSRNWGWVRQMGRDPAELPLTIESLNLWRDIDRRFGIETGFRETGITYVCRTRAEIAEFTAWEKYGREAGMPSTLLESAGLQKLLPGIAAQYTLGLHTANDGRAEPERAVPQMASAAVRLGATITENCAVRGIETAGGRIGGVVTEKGTIATASVVVAAGAWSRLFLGNLGLDFPQLKLLGTAARIESDGAVPEMPVGGGDFSFRKRLDGGYTIAQRNANVAPITPDSFRLFFDFLPTLVTSWRELKLRVNGQTVSELKMPRRWSLDQATPFEAIRTLDPVPHAPFNRNAVRNLTRAFPAFADARLTHSWAGMIDATPDAIPVIGPIAAVPGLYLSSGFSGHGFGSGPGAGRLMAEIVRNEKTCVDPAPFRYERFSKTAKAA is encoded by the coding sequence ATGCCGGTTCCGAATTTGCAACGTCCGGGCTTTCTGGCCCCCCTGCCCGAGCGCGCCGATGTCGTCGTCATCGGTGGCGGCATTGCCGGCGTCACGACCGCCTTGTTCCTGGCCGAGGCCGGCGTCAACGTCGCCCTCTGCGAAAAAGGCGCGGTTGCCGCCGAGCAGAGTTCGCGCAACTGGGGCTGGGTGCGGCAGATGGGGCGAGACCCCGCCGAATTGCCGCTGACGATCGAAAGCCTCAACCTCTGGCGCGACATCGATCGTCGCTTCGGCATCGAAACCGGCTTCCGCGAGACCGGCATCACTTATGTCTGCCGCACCAGGGCGGAGATTGCCGAGTTCACCGCCTGGGAGAAATATGGCCGCGAGGCCGGCATGCCCTCGACGCTTCTTGAATCCGCCGGGCTGCAGAAACTCCTGCCGGGCATTGCCGCGCAATATACGCTGGGGCTTCATACCGCCAATGACGGCCGCGCCGAACCGGAACGGGCCGTGCCGCAAATGGCATCCGCCGCCGTGCGTCTCGGCGCGACGATCACCGAAAACTGCGCCGTGCGCGGGATCGAGACGGCCGGCGGGCGCATCGGCGGGGTGGTGACGGAGAAGGGCACGATCGCGACAGCAAGCGTGGTCGTCGCGGCGGGCGCATGGTCGCGGCTGTTCCTTGGCAATCTCGGGCTCGATTTTCCGCAGCTGAAGCTTCTGGGCACGGCGGCGCGGATCGAAAGCGACGGCGCCGTGCCGGAAATGCCGGTCGGCGGGGGCGATTTCTCCTTCCGCAAGCGTCTCGACGGCGGCTACACCATTGCCCAGCGCAATGCCAATGTCGCGCCGATCACGCCGGACAGCTTCCGCCTGTTCTTCGATTTCCTGCCGACGCTCGTGACAAGCTGGCGGGAACTGAAGCTGCGCGTCAACGGCCAGACGGTCAGCGAGTTGAAGATGCCGCGCCGCTGGTCGCTCGATCAGGCCACGCCCTTCGAGGCGATCCGGACGCTCGATCCCGTGCCGCATGCGCCGTTCAACCGCAATGCGGTCCGCAACCTCACGCGCGCCTTTCCGGCCTTCGCCGATGCCCGCCTGACCCACAGCTGGGCCGGCATGATCGATGCGACGCCGGACGCGATCCCGGTGATCGGCCCGATTGCGGCCGTGCCGGGGCTCTATCTGTCCTCGGGCTTTTCCGGCCATGGCTTCGGCAGCGGGCCGGGCGCCGGCCGGCTGATGGCCGAGATCGTCCGCAATGAAAAAACCTGCGTTGATCCGGCGCCTTTCCGGTATGAACGCTTTTCGAAGACTGCCAAGGCCGCCTGA
- a CDS encoding RidA family protein, whose product MVKITKVKSGSIFETKESYSRIVCVDDWIFVSNTAGRNYKTREMSTDPVEQARQCFDNIEGALKSVDSCLADVVQSKIFIPYVEDAKAVMEYVGERFRDIDPQRTVTCSPLGAPDFKVEIEVTAYRGASKAEVEEITISLG is encoded by the coding sequence ATGGTCAAGATCACCAAAGTCAAATCCGGCTCCATCTTCGAAACCAAGGAAAGCTATTCGCGCATCGTCTGCGTCGACGACTGGATCTTCGTTTCCAACACCGCCGGCCGCAACTACAAGACCCGCGAAATGTCGACCGATCCGGTGGAGCAGGCCCGCCAGTGCTTCGACAATATCGAGGGCGCGCTGAAGTCCGTCGATTCCTGCCTTGCCGACGTCGTTCAGTCGAAGATCTTCATTCCTTACGTCGAGGATGCCAAGGCGGTGATGGAATATGTCGGCGAGCGCTTCCGCGACATCGATCCGCAGCGCACCGTCACCTGCTCGCCGCTTGGCGCGCCGGACTTCAAGGTCGAGATCGAAGTCACCGCCTATCGCGGCGCCTCCAAAGCCGAAGTCGAGGAAATCACCATCTCGCTCGGCTGA
- a CDS encoding TRAP transporter substrate-binding protein, producing MTITRRALMRNAALAGAIGALGNRAFAASTVRWDMADEYNADALSGKASKYFLTELQKKVGDQIAITYQGGGALGYKSADQFDAVQDGAVQTAVTLMTQLGGIDPLFNLSSLPFIAKTPREAYLLWQAARPEYEKIFADNNMVLLWAMPNPPSGIFADRAITSMDALNGLRIRTYDVNGTQTLMKAGAAPLQIAWSDLIPQLSTGAIDAVLTSADGGVQLSLWDYLSDFTEMNYAMGLFMCHVNKDAFDALPKDVQDAMLGLTESSDAYNWQIMTDSIEASYKILRDHGMTVTTAADVPDDVFATLNAAGAAVREDWVAKTGTRGADVLAKFDALKAG from the coding sequence ATGACCATTACTAGACGTGCGCTGATGCGCAATGCTGCCCTGGCCGGCGCGATCGGCGCCCTTGGCAACCGTGCCTTTGCCGCCTCCACCGTTCGTTGGGACATGGCGGACGAGTACAATGCCGACGCGCTCTCGGGCAAGGCATCGAAATACTTCCTGACGGAGTTGCAGAAGAAGGTCGGCGACCAGATCGCCATTACCTATCAGGGCGGCGGCGCGCTCGGCTACAAGTCGGCGGACCAGTTCGACGCCGTTCAGGACGGCGCGGTGCAGACCGCGGTGACCTTGATGACCCAGCTCGGCGGCATCGATCCGCTGTTTAACCTGTCCTCCCTGCCTTTCATCGCCAAAACCCCGAGGGAAGCCTATCTTCTCTGGCAGGCGGCGCGTCCGGAATACGAAAAGATCTTCGCCGACAACAACATGGTTCTGCTCTGGGCCATGCCGAACCCGCCATCCGGCATCTTCGCCGACCGGGCGATCACCTCGATGGACGCGCTCAACGGCCTGCGCATCCGCACCTATGACGTCAACGGCACGCAGACACTGATGAAGGCCGGGGCGGCGCCGCTGCAGATCGCATGGTCCGATCTGATCCCCCAGCTTTCGACCGGCGCGATCGACGCGGTGCTCACCTCCGCCGATGGCGGCGTGCAGCTTTCGCTCTGGGATTATCTCAGCGACTTCACCGAGATGAACTACGCCATGGGCCTGTTCATGTGCCATGTGAACAAGGACGCATTCGACGCCCTGCCAAAGGACGTCCAGGACGCCATGCTCGGCCTGACCGAAAGCTCAGACGCCTACAACTGGCAGATCATGACCGACAGCATCGAGGCCTCCTACAAGATCCTGCGCGACCACGGCATGACCGTCACCACCGCGGCCGATGTGCCGGACGACGTTTTCGCAACGCTGAACGCCGCCGGCGCTGCCGTGCGCGAGGACTGGGTGGCGAAAACCGGAACGCGCGGCGCTGACGTGCTGGCGAAGTTTGATGCGCTGAAGGCCGGCTGA
- a CDS encoding hydantoinase/oxoprolinase family protein — protein MAWRIGVDSGGTFTDVCLFNDETGAIEIWKVSSTPDDPSRAISQGVVEGLQKVGASAADLAFLGHGTTVATNALIELRGVKTGLVVSDGFRDLLEIGRQKRPNLYDMFAEKPEQLVTRDLRREVPERLKADGSVAVPLDEDALREALRALASEDIKALAICFLYGFLNTAHEERALAIAVEELPDVFVSASHAVAPEFREYERLSTTVVNAYLGPVMQRYIRRLKDRLSDIGLKVAPQLTQSNGGVIGFDQASNLPVRTVLSGPSTGVVGAQAIGKMAGFDNIITFDVGGTSSDVALLQNGVCQLTGEADVHGYPIKAPMLDIHTVGAGGGSIAHVDTGGLLKVGPRSAGAHPGPVCYGLGNEEPTVTDANIVLQTLNPVEILGGRMKVRHDLALASIQRLADRLGVGVMETAQGIISVVTANMAKAIRVISVQRGHDPRDYALMAFGGAGPLHAARLARELDMKTVIVPLTPGTLCALGLLLTDLRSDFALSRLMELSDAARPALEEGFATLAEQADVWFAAENIAEDRRVITRTVDMRYAGQNYELSVTVPAGPITAETFTALEKGFEAAHRQRFGFIAEGEPIQLVTLRVEAAGIVDKAEFQKQDNHGPDASGAKIGEREVWMSEAGGFVTCPVYERSLLKAGNVITGPAIVEQMDTTTVLLPEMTGTVDPYLNLILEV, from the coding sequence ATGGCCTGGAGAATCGGCGTCGATTCCGGCGGAACATTCACCGACGTCTGCCTCTTCAATGATGAGACCGGAGCAATCGAGATCTGGAAGGTTTCCTCCACCCCGGACGATCCGTCGCGCGCGATCTCGCAAGGCGTGGTCGAGGGGCTTCAAAAGGTCGGCGCGTCTGCCGCCGATCTCGCCTTCCTCGGCCACGGTACGACCGTGGCGACCAATGCGCTGATCGAGCTGCGCGGCGTCAAGACCGGCCTCGTCGTCTCCGACGGTTTTCGCGACCTGCTCGAGATCGGTCGCCAGAAGCGTCCGAACCTCTATGACATGTTCGCCGAAAAGCCGGAACAGCTCGTCACCCGCGACCTGCGCCGGGAAGTGCCGGAGCGGCTGAAAGCCGATGGCAGCGTCGCCGTTCCGCTGGATGAAGACGCACTGCGCGAGGCGCTCCGCGCCCTGGCCTCCGAGGATATTAAGGCGCTGGCGATCTGCTTCCTCTATGGCTTCCTCAATACCGCGCATGAGGAGCGGGCGCTCGCGATCGCGGTGGAAGAACTGCCGGATGTCTTCGTTTCCGCCTCCCACGCCGTCGCGCCCGAATTCCGCGAATATGAGCGGCTGTCGACCACGGTGGTCAACGCCTATCTCGGTCCGGTGATGCAGCGCTATATCCGCCGGCTGAAGGATAGGCTGTCCGACATCGGCCTCAAGGTCGCCCCGCAGCTGACCCAGTCGAATGGCGGCGTGATCGGGTTCGATCAGGCGAGCAACCTGCCGGTACGCACCGTTCTGTCCGGTCCCTCGACCGGCGTTGTCGGCGCGCAGGCGATCGGCAAGATGGCCGGTTTCGACAACATCATCACCTTTGACGTCGGCGGCACCTCTTCCGATGTGGCGCTGCTGCAGAACGGCGTCTGCCAGCTGACCGGCGAGGCCGATGTGCATGGCTATCCGATCAAGGCGCCGATGCTTGATATTCACACGGTCGGCGCCGGCGGCGGCTCCATCGCCCATGTCGATACCGGCGGCCTCCTGAAGGTCGGCCCGCGTTCTGCCGGCGCCCATCCGGGACCGGTCTGCTACGGGCTCGGCAATGAGGAGCCGACGGTCACCGACGCCAATATCGTGCTGCAGACCCTGAACCCGGTCGAAATTCTCGGCGGCCGCATGAAGGTGCGGCACGATCTGGCGCTCGCCTCGATCCAGCGGTTGGCCGACAGGCTCGGCGTCGGCGTGATGGAAACCGCGCAGGGCATCATCTCGGTCGTCACCGCCAATATGGCGAAGGCGATCCGGGTGATCTCGGTCCAGCGCGGCCATGATCCGCGCGATTATGCGCTGATGGCCTTCGGCGGGGCGGGTCCGCTCCATGCCGCCCGCCTTGCGCGCGAACTGGACATGAAAACGGTGATCGTGCCGCTGACGCCCGGAACGCTCTGCGCGCTTGGCCTTCTCCTCACCGACCTGCGCTCCGATTTCGCCCTGTCGCGGCTGATGGAACTTTCGGACGCCGCCCGACCCGCGCTGGAAGAAGGTTTCGCCACGCTTGCCGAACAGGCCGATGTCTGGTTCGCGGCAGAAAACATTGCTGAAGATCGCCGCGTCATCACCCGTACGGTCGACATGCGTTACGCCGGGCAGAATTACGAGCTCTCGGTCACGGTTCCGGCCGGACCGATCACGGCGGAAACCTTCACAGCGCTCGAAAAGGGCTTCGAGGCGGCGCACCGCCAGCGCTTCGGTTTCATCGCCGAAGGGGAACCGATCCAGCTCGTCACCCTGCGCGTCGAGGCCGCCGGGATCGTCGACAAGGCCGAATTCCAGAAACAGGACAATCACGGCCCCGATGCCTCGGGCGCCAAGATCGGCGAACGTGAGGTCTGGATGTCGGAGGCCGGTGGGTTCGTCACCTGCCCGGTCTATGAACGCAGCCTGCTGAAGGCCGGCAATGTCATCACCGGCCCGGCGATTGTCGAACAGATGGACACAACCACCGTGCTGCTGCCGGAAATGACCGGCACGGTTGATCCGTACCTCAATCTCATCCTGGAGGTTTGA
- a CDS encoding TRAP transporter small permease, with amino-acid sequence MALEEPHSHHRSEATDDPKWLRLIAHASTILNRTAAFVAACILVLMTAFTLLEICLRVFSKSTFMADSLVGNGVAAVAFLSAAWALEEGFMIRVKVLTDRAGPKLAWMCEFGTLVAVEALMVFLAWYQWKSVFKNWSRGTVSETYLPIPMWIPESFFLIGLSLMAFQVCVRILRLLAVGHSYERALTL; translated from the coding sequence ATGGCGCTTGAAGAACCGCATTCACATCACCGCTCCGAGGCGACGGACGACCCGAAATGGCTGCGGCTGATCGCCCATGCCTCGACCATCCTCAATCGCACTGCGGCCTTCGTCGCGGCCTGCATCCTGGTCCTGATGACAGCCTTCACGCTTCTGGAAATCTGCCTGCGCGTTTTCTCGAAGTCCACCTTCATGGCGGATTCGCTGGTCGGCAACGGCGTTGCTGCCGTCGCCTTCCTGTCGGCTGCCTGGGCGCTGGAGGAAGGCTTCATGATCCGCGTCAAGGTTCTGACCGATCGGGCCGGGCCGAAACTGGCCTGGATGTGCGAGTTCGGCACGCTCGTCGCGGTCGAGGCGCTGATGGTTTTCCTGGCCTGGTACCAGTGGAAGTCCGTGTTCAAGAACTGGAGCCGGGGCACCGTTTCCGAGACCTATCTCCCCATCCCCATGTGGATCCCCGAGAGCTTTTTCCTGATCGGCCTTTCGCTGATGGCCTTTCAGGTTTGCGTGCGGATCCTCCGGCTTCTGGCCGTCGGACACTCCTACGAGCGCGCGTTGACACTTTAG
- a CDS encoding hydantoinase B/oxoprolinase family protein, translated as MTTIDPITVEVIGSALQSIVEEMGEALVRASYSTNIKERRDCSTALFDRHGNTLCQAEHIPMHLGSFLGVIGAIYGRFELDDIKPGDVFMANDAYAGGATHLPDIVLAEPIFVEGTLVAWAVNTAHHSDFADRGHEHIYQEGLRIPPVRLYREGVLNQDLQEMFLLNCQVPRERLSDLRAQMSANRLAVQRMQDLCVKYTTEKVLAAGEALQDYAERKMRAGIAAIPDGTYSFSDQFDSNQRGDRIELSVEITIAGEEMTLAFDGPPQLRAGLNLIYTSLLAASYFAVKSVVDPTILPNAGLARPLTVTAPKGSILNCEHPAAVDGRIAAAQRVCDLVYGALAKALPGKVMAAGNGCCTGAIFNGTHEDGSIWVYLETIGGGGGARPTSDGLSGIHVSLTNTSNLPVESLELEYPLTLLRYELVDDSAGAGTFRGGMGVRRVYRAEKACRFTVEGSRVASEPWGLDGGTSARGTVLDFGDGRNDFSGMVDLKPGQIVSITTPGGGGYGDPAARDPAAVRRDLAEGRISAETAERFYKQ; from the coding sequence ATGACCACGATTGATCCCATCACGGTAGAAGTCATCGGCTCGGCGCTGCAGTCCATCGTCGAGGAGATGGGCGAGGCGCTGGTGCGCGCCTCCTATTCCACCAACATCAAGGAACGCCGCGACTGCTCGACCGCGCTGTTCGACCGCCACGGCAACACGCTCTGCCAGGCCGAACATATCCCGATGCATCTCGGCTCCTTCCTCGGCGTCATCGGCGCGATCTATGGCCGCTTCGAGCTGGACGACATCAAGCCGGGCGATGTTTTCATGGCCAATGACGCCTATGCCGGCGGGGCGACCCACCTGCCGGATATCGTGCTCGCCGAGCCGATCTTCGTCGAGGGCACGCTGGTGGCCTGGGCGGTCAACACCGCCCACCATTCGGATTTCGCCGATCGCGGCCACGAGCACATCTATCAGGAGGGGCTTCGCATCCCGCCGGTCCGGCTTTATCGCGAAGGCGTGCTGAACCAGGACCTGCAGGAGATGTTCCTGCTCAACTGCCAGGTCCCGCGCGAGCGGCTCTCCGACCTGCGCGCCCAGATGTCCGCCAACCGGCTCGCCGTCCAGCGCATGCAGGATCTCTGCGTCAAATACACGACCGAGAAGGTTCTGGCCGCCGGCGAGGCGCTGCAGGATTATGCCGAGCGCAAGATGCGCGCCGGCATCGCCGCCATTCCGGACGGCACCTACAGCTTCTCCGACCAGTTCGATTCAAACCAGCGCGGCGACCGGATCGAGCTTTCCGTCGAGATCACGATTGCCGGCGAGGAAATGACGCTTGCCTTCGACGGCCCGCCGCAGCTTCGCGCCGGGCTGAACCTGATCTATACCTCGCTGCTGGCGGCGAGCTATTTCGCGGTGAAATCGGTCGTCGATCCGACGATCCTGCCCAATGCCGGTCTTGCCCGCCCGCTGACGGTGACGGCGCCGAAGGGTTCGATCCTCAACTGCGAGCATCCGGCGGCCGTCGATGGCCGCATCGCCGCCGCGCAACGGGTTTGCGACCTCGTCTATGGCGCGCTCGCAAAGGCGCTTCCCGGCAAGGTCATGGCGGCCGGCAATGGCTGCTGCACCGGTGCGATCTTCAACGGCACCCATGAAGACGGCTCGATCTGGGTCTATCTCGAAACCATCGGCGGCGGCGGCGGCGCGCGGCCAACCTCGGATGGGCTCTCGGGCATCCATGTCAGCCTCACCAACACCTCGAACCTGCCGGTGGAATCGCTGGAACTCGAATATCCGCTGACGCTGCTGCGCTACGAACTGGTGGACGATTCCGCCGGTGCCGGCACCTTTCGCGGCGGCATGGGCGTGCGCCGGGTCTACCGCGCGGAAAAGGCCTGCCGGTTCACCGTCGAGGGGTCCCGCGTGGCCTCCGAGCCCTGGGGGCTTGATGGCGGCACTTCCGCCCGAGGCACCGTGCTCGACTTCGGCGACGGCCGCAATGATTTCTCGGGCATGGTCGACCTGAAGCCCGGCCAGATCGTCTCGATCACCACGCCCGGCGGCGGTGGTTACGGTGATCCGGCAGCCCGCGACCCGGCCGCCGTCCGGCGTGACCTCGCCGAAGGGCGCATCAGCGCGGAAACGGCGGAGCGCTTTTACAAGCAGTAA
- a CDS encoding DeoR/GlpR family DNA-binding transcription regulator, whose amino-acid sequence MDDDNNTEELLPAERRQQLVDWFKSNQAGTSQDLARMFGISVSTIRRDLDLLASEGLVKRTHGGAVSIRSRATYEPSTDLARRTALEEKQGIVREAMRFIEPDQALLIDTGAVICHLLAEEIAGLDIPLTIITNDLHVAKVLTYKQNIKLIVPGGACRFGSFSLLGEPGLSFLADIRCDLFFMSAAAIDEQCLSETLLELVQMKRAMIAAANKVILMAESSRFMERALHKTAPIDAIDTIITDEGLSREQIDKFPSPGPQFITALMS is encoded by the coding sequence TTGGACGACGACAACAACACGGAAGAGCTTCTGCCGGCCGAGCGCCGCCAGCAACTGGTGGACTGGTTCAAGAGCAACCAGGCCGGCACCAGCCAGGATCTGGCACGCATGTTCGGCATCTCGGTTTCAACGATCCGGCGCGACCTCGACCTGCTGGCGTCCGAGGGCCTCGTCAAGCGCACCCATGGCGGCGCCGTCAGCATCCGCTCGCGCGCGACCTACGAGCCGTCGACGGATCTGGCGCGCCGCACGGCGCTTGAGGAGAAACAGGGAATCGTGCGCGAGGCCATGCGCTTCATCGAACCCGACCAAGCGCTGCTGATCGACACCGGCGCGGTCATCTGTCACCTGCTGGCGGAAGAGATCGCCGGCCTCGATATTCCGCTGACCATCATCACCAACGACCTCCATGTCGCCAAGGTTCTGACCTACAAGCAGAACATCAAGCTGATTGTACCCGGCGGGGCGTGCCGGTTCGGTTCGTTCAGCCTTCTCGGCGAGCCGGGCCTGAGCTTTCTCGCCGACATCCGCTGCGACCTGTTCTTCATGTCGGCTGCCGCGATCGACGAGCAATGCCTCTCGGAAACGCTCCTGGAACTCGTCCAGATGAAGCGGGCGATGATTGCCGCAGCAAACAAGGTCATCCTCATGGCTGAATCCAGCCGCTTCATGGAACGCGCCCTTCACAAGACCGCCCCGATCGACGCGATCGACACCATCATCACCGATGAAGGCCTCAGCCGCGAGCAGATCGACAAGTTCCCCTCTCCGGGACCGCAGTTCATAACGGCGCTGATGTCGTAA
- a CDS encoding SDR family NAD(P)-dependent oxidoreductase, translated as MHTTPQSAPVIMVSGANRGIGAAIVRDLLQHDYRLSLGARDTARLEAEFGPPGDRLLHNRFDAYEPETAKAWVDETAAHFGRIDGLVNNAGSGEQVLLTDDNEEALDRLWAVNVKAPLRLTRLCLPHLEETGRGRIVNIVSMSGKRVRNGFVGYNMTKFAVMGLTHTTRHVAWEKGVRATAICPSFVRTEMSSYTSKVKPEDMIQPETMAELVRTAIELPNNAAMAEMLVNCRLEDML; from the coding sequence ATGCACACTACACCACAGAGCGCCCCGGTCATCATGGTGTCCGGCGCCAATCGCGGCATCGGCGCGGCGATCGTCAGGGATCTTCTTCAGCACGACTACCGGCTTTCGCTCGGTGCGCGCGATACCGCCAGGCTCGAGGCCGAGTTCGGCCCGCCCGGCGATAGGCTGCTCCATAACCGTTTCGATGCCTATGAGCCCGAGACGGCGAAAGCGTGGGTCGACGAAACGGCGGCGCATTTCGGGCGGATCGACGGCCTCGTCAACAATGCCGGCAGCGGCGAACAGGTGCTGCTCACCGACGACAATGAGGAGGCGCTGGACCGGCTTTGGGCCGTCAACGTCAAGGCGCCGCTCCGGCTGACGCGACTGTGCCTGCCGCATCTGGAGGAAACCGGCCGCGGCCGGATCGTCAACATTGTCTCGATGTCCGGCAAGCGGGTGCGCAACGGCTTTGTCGGCTATAACATGACCAAGTTCGCGGTGATGGGCCTCACCCACACGACGCGTCACGTCGCCTGGGAAAAGGGCGTGCGCGCCACCGCGATCTGCCCGAGCTTCGTGCGCACCGAAATGAGCTCCTACACCAGCAAGGTCAAGCCTGAGGACATGATTCAGCCGGAGACCATGGCCGAGCTGGTGCGCACCGCAATCGAACTTCCCAACAACGCGGCGATGGCGGAAATGCTGGTCAACTGCCGTCTCGAAGACATGCTCTGA